In one Microbacterium invictum genomic region, the following are encoded:
- the alr gene encoding alanine racemase: MTRLPAGAMREAVIDVGAIADNVRHFRRLTGSEVIAVVKADGYGHGAVRAATAALDGGATRLGVADLTEALALRRAGIRAPILAWLHAPGASFAEAAAHGIELGISTLDQLQAAAAAASGERSVAVHLKVDTGLSRNGLTPSDARIAFAEAARLERIGKLRVIGIFSHLSNASSDDDRAALGRFDEALGAAASVGLAPPLRHLAATHAAIALPETRMNCVRIGIGIYGLSPFADRGSAELGLRPAMTLRATVANVRRVPADTGVSYGYDYRTPREATLALVPLGYADGVPRQASGVGPVTIGGRRFAVAGRIAMDQFVVDVGDAPVAIGDEVVLFGDPTLGAPAADEWAAAAGTINYEIVTRIGARVPRRQVDG; the protein is encoded by the coding sequence ATGACCAGGCTCCCCGCCGGCGCCATGCGCGAGGCCGTCATCGACGTCGGCGCGATCGCCGACAACGTCCGCCACTTCCGCCGCCTCACCGGCTCGGAGGTCATCGCCGTGGTCAAGGCGGACGGGTACGGGCACGGCGCGGTCCGCGCCGCCACCGCGGCGCTCGACGGCGGTGCGACCCGGCTCGGCGTCGCCGACTTGACCGAGGCCCTCGCCCTCCGCCGCGCAGGCATCCGCGCCCCGATCCTGGCGTGGCTCCACGCGCCCGGCGCCTCGTTCGCCGAAGCGGCGGCGCACGGCATCGAGCTCGGCATCTCCACCCTCGACCAGCTCCAGGCCGCGGCCGCCGCCGCGTCGGGCGAGCGCTCGGTCGCGGTGCACCTGAAGGTCGACACGGGGCTGTCGCGCAACGGCCTCACCCCAAGTGACGCCCGCATCGCCTTCGCCGAGGCCGCGCGCCTCGAGCGCATCGGCAAGCTGCGGGTCATCGGCATCTTCAGCCACCTGTCCAATGCCTCGTCCGACGACGACCGCGCCGCGCTCGGGCGATTCGACGAGGCGCTCGGTGCCGCGGCATCCGTGGGTCTTGCCCCGCCGCTTCGTCATCTGGCGGCCACCCACGCGGCCATCGCGCTCCCCGAGACACGCATGAACTGCGTGCGCATCGGCATCGGCATCTACGGGCTGTCGCCCTTCGCCGACCGCGGATCGGCCGAGCTGGGCCTCCGCCCCGCCATGACCCTCCGGGCCACGGTCGCCAATGTCCGCCGCGTGCCCGCCGACACCGGCGTGTCGTACGGCTACGACTACCGCACTCCCCGCGAGGCGACCCTCGCCCTCGTGCCCCTCGGGTACGCCGACGGCGTGCCGCGACAGGCGTCGGGGGTCGGGCCCGTGACGATCGGCGGCCGCCGGTTCGCGGTGGCGGGACGCATCGCGATGGACCAGTTCGTCGTCGACGTCGGCGACGCCCCCGTCGCGATCGGGGACGAGGTCGTGCTCTTCGGCGACCCGACCCTCGGCGCACCCGCCGCCGACGAGTGGGCCGCTGCCGCCGGCACCATCAACTACGAGATCGTCACGCGCATCGGTGCGCGCGTACCGCGCCGGCAGGTGGACGGATGA